One Solanum pennellii chromosome 10, SPENNV200 genomic region harbors:
- the LOC107001711 gene encoding DNA repair protein RAD16-like, whose product MKLRSRPSSSPAEGKQSRQYQDSSDEDDLLSIPSDSEYNVISDEDVADEVVNLNEEVVCSNRTKRNGGKKRIETKEDQGEEEEHVDLVLNEVGGGGEVDAGYLQLIGRIEDRKKIREKNQKKRPILLWEIWEEENDSWMAENYPNDPDLNIQDELVTETAQPPSDFIMPLLRYQKEWLSWALKQEESNARGGILADEMGMGKTAQAIALVLARRELAQAISDSSLLSSAPCSSQELLAVKGTLVICPVVAVIQWVSEIDRFTAKGSNKVLVYHGANREKNIDKFAEYEFVITTYSTVEAEYRKNVLPPKEKCQWCGKSFYEQKLPFHQKYYCGPHAVKTDKQSKQQSKPGGKPSKLKKNPIEGDSEIDTGKGGRGKGIKRKSDTDAGSVDDSACASQDMSPRKSVLHCVKWNRIILDEAHYVKDRRSNTTKAILALESSYKWALSGTPLQNRVGELYSLVRFLQILPYSYYFCKDCDCRVLDYSSSDCPHCPHKPVRHFCWWNRYIASPIQSQGNYGTGKDAMVLLKHKILKSILLRRTKKGRAADLALPPRIVTLRKDSLDVKEEDYYTSLYNESQAQFNTYIQAGTLMNNYAHIFDLLTRLRQAVDHPYLVVYSSVALARRESTNDAGSVEQPCGLCHDPVEDPVVTSCTHVFCKSCLIDFSASVGQVSCPSCAKTLTVDFTANDKGDQKSKATIKGFRSSSILNRIHLDNFQTSTKIEALREEIRFMIERDGSAKAIVFSQFTSFLDLIHYALQKSGVGCVQLDGSMSMTARDSAITRFTEDPDCRIFLMSLKAGGVALNLTVASQVFLMDPWWNPAVEQQAQDRIHRIGQYKPIRIVRFVIENTVEERILKLQQKKELVFEGTVGGSSAALGKLTEADLKFLFVT is encoded by the exons ATGAAGCTCCGTTCTCGTCCTTCTTCCTCTCCCGCCGAAG GAAAACAAAGCCGCCAATATCAGGACAGCTCTGATGAGGATGACCTTCTTTCTATACCCTCGGATTCTGAGTACAATGTAATCAGTGATGAAG ATGTAGCTGATGAAGTTGTTAATTTAAATGAGGAAGTGGTATGCTCTAATAGAACAAAAAGAAACGGGGGCAAAAAGAGGATTGAAACAAAAGAAGATCAGGGAGAAGAAGAGGAACATGTAGATTTGGTATTGAATGAAGTAGGAGGGGGTGGTGAAGTAGATGCTGGCTACCTTCAATTGATAGGGAGGATAGAGGATAGGAAGAAGATCCGTGAAAAGAATCAAAAGAAGAGACCTATTTTGCTGTGGGAGATCTGGGAAGAAGAAAACGATAGTTGGATGGCTGAAAACTATCCAAATGATCCTGACCTCAATATTCAGGATGAGTTGGTGACTGAAACTGCTCAGCCACCATCTGATTTCATTATGCCCTTGCTGAGGTACCAGAAAGAGTGGTTGTCTTGGGCGTTGAAGCAAGAAGAATCTAATGCTAGAGGCGGTATACTTGCTGATGAGATGGGGATGGGGAAGACTGCTCAAGCCATAGCTCTTGTTCTTGCTAGACGTGAACTAGCGCAAGCAATTTCTGATTCCAGTTTGCTCTCATCTGCCCCTTGTTCTTCCCAGGAGCTCCTTGCAGTGAAAGGAACACTAGTTATATGTCCGGTTGTTGCTGTGATTCAGTGGGTCAGTGAGATTGACCGCTTCACCGCTAAAGGAAGCAACAAAGTTCTGGTATACCATGGTGCCAATAGGGAGAAGAACATTGACAAATTTGCAGAATATGAATTTGTCATCACTACATACTCCACGGTGGAGGCTGAGTACCGGAAAAATGTGTTGCCACCAAAAGAAAAATGTCAGTGGTGTGGAAAGTCTTTTTATGAACAAAAGCTCCCTTTTCACCAGAAGTACTATTGTGGACCACATGCCGTTAAAACGGACAAACAATCAAAGCAGCAGAGCAAGCCTGGAGGAAAACCATCAAAGCTGAAAAAGAATCCTATTGAAGGTGATTCAGAGATTGATACGGGTAAAGGAGGTCGTGGGAAGGGTATAAAGCGCAAAAGCGATACTGATGCTGGTTCTGTTGATGATTCAGCCTGTGCCAGTCAAGATATGTCCCCGAGGAAGTCAGTTTTGCACTGTGTGAAATGGAATCGTATCATTTTGGATGAG GCCCATTATGTAAAAGATAGACGTTCCAACACTACAAAAGCTATTCTTGCGCTAGAATCTTCTTATAAGTGGGCCTTAAGTGGTACTCCCCTCCAGAACCGTGTAGGAGAGCTTTACTCTCTT GTCCGTTTCCTGCAAATTCTTCCTTACTCGTACTACTTCTGCAAAGATTGTGATTGCAGAGTTCTGGACTATAG CTCATCCGATTGCCCACATTGCCCCCACAAACCTGTTCGGCATTTTTGCTGGTGGAATAGA TATATTGCGTCACCCATACAATCTCAAGGGAATTATGGGACTGGTAAAGATGCGATGGTTTTGTTGaaacacaaaattttgaaaagcaTATTGCTAAGACGTACTAAAAAGGGAAGGGCTGCTGATCTTGCACTTCCACCAAGGATT GTTACCTTGCGGAAAGATTCTTTGGATGTTAAAGAAGAAGACTACTACACATCACTGTACAATGAAAGCCAGGCACAATTTAATAC ATACATTCAAGCTGGTACTTTGATGAATAACTATGCTCACATTTTTGATCTACTCACACGCCTGCGACAG GCAGTTGATCATCCTTACCTTGTGGTATACTCGAGTGTTGCTTTGGCTAGAAGAGAAAGCACAAATGATGCTGGCTCTGTTGAACAACCATGTGGTTTATGTCATGATCCAGTAGAAGATCCAGTT GTTACTTCTTGCACACACGTCTTTTGCAAGTCATGTCTAATAGATTTTTCTGCAAGTGTGGGACAAGTTTCATGCCCTTCATGTGCTAAAACACTTACAGTGGATTTCACGGCAAATGATAAGGGGGATCAGAAATCTAAAGCTACTATCAAAGGGTTTAGGTCCTCAAGTATACTGAACAGAATTCATCTTGATAATTTCcagacaagcacaaaaatagaGGCTTTG AGAGAAGAAATAAGGTTCATGATTGAAAGAGATGGTTCTGCGAAAGCAATAGTCTTCAGTCAATTCACATCATTTTTGGATCTGATACACTATGCTCTACAGAAG TCGGGCGTCGGTTGTGTTCAGTTAGATGGATCCATGTCTATGACTGCCAGAGATTCTGCAATTACAAGATTCACCGAGGATCCAGATTGCAGGATATTCCTTATGAGCTTGAAAGCCGGAGGTGTTGCCCTCAATCTTACAGTGGCATCACAA GTTTTCTTGATGGATCCTTGGTGGAATCCTGCTGTGGAGCAGCAAGCCCAAGATAGAATCCATCGAATAGGGCAGTATAAACCAATCAG GATTGTGAGATTTGTGATTGAGAATACAGTCGAGGAGAGGATCTTAAAGTTGCAACAGAAGAAGGAGCTTGTTTTTGAAGG GACGGTCGGTGGCTCTTCTGCGGCCTTGGGGAAATTAACAGAGGCAGACTTGAAGTTCTTGTTTGTAACCTAA